The following are from one region of the Myxococcus stipitatus genome:
- a CDS encoding phosphatidylinositol-specific phospholipase C domain-containing protein yields the protein MLFALAVVALAAPASARGRYYNHSGGIETSHPTWMSWVPGGTSLAALSLPGTHDTMAYQSYGGDLTQTQSLDLRSQLDAGIRALDIRCRHIDNAFTIHHGVVYLHVNFDDVLRTTIQFLNANPTETVVMRVKKEHTEENVTRTFAQTFEAYRDQPAYSPYLWRGSHVPTLGEVRGKIVILDDFAGGAYGIPWGAISLQDDWTVSQLADIDDKWFKVRDHLARTNTGAPGTLFVNFLSGSSALAYPLHVAGGINILGVQTRGVNDYAIDHLVGGNVQRAGVMMMDFPGAGLIDAILALNFRLLPASSELPTELSTIFRNTAYTIGGDAEARWHGIQTFIHNTAPGRYWHVMALKSGWGAWMHYDGTFLQSDSMEDYTHLAFSTRTVTSTVGPAYLASFVNAQLASLTGGAGDRAPQLHARLSGRFPFQRWSVVVKKSPGGLSNWAYSDYGRGYKTTSGDYIYAVQGYSASDGVYLHEHDDYEGNVLHLTSNVMDLTGNGFNDMLSSVTVLGRYQATLCEHANLTGRCLTTSQSVSALGALSSGPWNDQVSSISVTPR from the coding sequence TTGCTGTTCGCGCTCGCGGTCGTCGCGCTCGCCGCGCCTGCCTCCGCCCGGGGGCGCTACTACAACCACTCCGGCGGCATCGAGACGAGTCACCCCACCTGGATGAGCTGGGTGCCCGGAGGGACGAGCCTCGCGGCCCTGTCGCTCCCCGGCACGCACGACACCATGGCGTACCAGTCCTACGGCGGGGACCTCACGCAGACGCAGTCGCTGGACCTGCGCAGCCAGCTGGACGCGGGCATCCGCGCGCTGGACATCCGCTGTCGACACATCGACAACGCCTTCACCATCCATCACGGCGTCGTGTACCTGCACGTCAACTTCGACGACGTGCTGCGCACCACCATCCAGTTCCTGAACGCGAACCCCACGGAGACCGTGGTCATGCGCGTGAAGAAGGAGCACACCGAGGAGAACGTCACGCGCACGTTCGCGCAGACGTTCGAGGCGTACCGCGACCAGCCCGCGTACAGCCCCTACCTGTGGCGCGGTTCGCACGTCCCCACCCTGGGCGAGGTGCGAGGGAAGATCGTCATCCTCGATGACTTCGCGGGCGGCGCCTACGGCATCCCCTGGGGCGCCATCTCCCTGCAGGACGACTGGACGGTGTCGCAGCTGGCCGACATCGACGACAAGTGGTTCAAGGTGAGGGACCACCTGGCCCGGACGAACACGGGCGCGCCGGGCACGTTGTTCGTGAACTTCCTCAGCGGCTCGTCCGCGCTCGCCTATCCCCTGCACGTGGCCGGTGGCATCAACATCCTGGGCGTCCAGACGCGCGGGGTGAACGACTACGCCATCGACCACCTGGTGGGCGGCAACGTCCAGCGCGCGGGAGTGATGATGATGGACTTCCCGGGCGCGGGGTTGATCGACGCCATCCTCGCGCTGAACTTCCGCCTGCTGCCCGCCTCCAGCGAGCTGCCCACGGAGCTCAGCACCATCTTCCGCAACACCGCCTACACCATCGGCGGCGACGCGGAGGCGCGCTGGCATGGCATCCAGACCTTCATCCACAACACCGCGCCGGGCCGCTACTGGCACGTGATGGCCCTGAAGAGTGGTTGGGGCGCCTGGATGCACTACGACGGCACGTTCCTCCAGTCCGACTCCATGGAGGACTACACCCATCTGGCCTTCAGCACGCGCACGGTGACCAGCACGGTGGGCCCCGCCTATCTGGCGAGCTTCGTGAACGCGCAGCTGGCGAGCCTGACCGGCGGCGCGGGAGATCGCGCTCCGCAGCTCCACGCCCGGCTGAGCGGCCGCTTCCCGTTCCAGCGCTGGTCCGTGGTGGTGAAGAAGTCGCCCGGGGGCCTGAGCAACTGGGCGTACTCGGACTACGGACGCGGCTACAAGACGACGTCTGGTGACTACATCTACGCGGTCCAGGGCTACTCCGCGTCGGACGGCGTGTATCTCCACGAGCACGACGACTACGAGGGCAACGTCCTCCACCTCACCTCGAACGTGATGGACCTGACCGGCAACGGGTTCAACGACATGCTCAGCTCCGTGACGGTGCTGGGGCGCTATCAGGCCACCCTGTGCGAGCACGCGAACCTGACCGGACGCTGCCTCACGACGTCGCAGAGCGTGAGCGCGCTCGGCGCCCTCTCGAGCGGTCCCTGGAACGACCAGGTCTCCTCCATCTCCGTGACGCCGCGCTGA
- a CDS encoding general secretion pathway protein GspE: MTRRLGERLVLEGVLTQEQLSRALARQQETGQKLGECLVRLGVDETPVLRLLAQELQTRFVSTLKLAQAKVDPGLLEKVPVRLAEGFDFMPLRLAQDALYVAIAEPQRQRALEEITRTVGVTQVLPFVAVRRSIRAAIRKHYYAVPDAFEHPPEDDACPHCGAPTQPKDFQCPRCELLLVRHVEDLPPRDNVSLVRALLTQPDRHGTSGVRPVPTQAENTRVAPFQASTGGANARPFLVGGLSVTNLKLSPFEAYVLSLVDGHTSLADLSLITQLAEVELRALFASLEERGITRLYEVPRPTARPTPVKEERTEPAPAATRATVEPIPSRPVAAVPPVAPVHLATPPRTEDPNEDVLQRVIRLENAGRWTEAVELLERGIGTLPSPAPLYNRLGMILLNHQRDYERATALFQKAADLEPENSLYTMNLYSVMCLVADATNAGQKKARR, translated from the coding sequence ATGACGCGGAGACTCGGGGAGCGGCTGGTGCTGGAGGGCGTGTTGACGCAGGAGCAGTTGTCCCGCGCGCTCGCCCGCCAGCAGGAGACGGGGCAGAAGCTCGGCGAGTGCCTGGTGCGTCTGGGCGTGGACGAAACGCCGGTGCTGCGGCTGCTGGCCCAGGAGCTCCAGACGCGCTTCGTCTCCACGCTGAAGCTGGCGCAGGCGAAGGTGGACCCCGGCCTGCTCGAGAAGGTGCCCGTGCGGCTGGCGGAGGGCTTCGACTTCATGCCGTTGCGACTGGCCCAGGACGCGCTCTACGTCGCCATCGCGGAGCCTCAGCGTCAACGCGCGCTGGAGGAGATCACCCGCACCGTGGGCGTGACGCAGGTGTTGCCCTTCGTCGCCGTGCGCCGGTCCATCCGGGCGGCCATCCGGAAGCACTACTACGCGGTCCCCGACGCCTTCGAGCATCCCCCCGAGGACGACGCCTGTCCCCACTGCGGCGCCCCGACCCAGCCGAAGGACTTCCAGTGCCCCAGGTGCGAACTGCTCCTTGTGCGTCACGTCGAGGACCTGCCGCCCCGGGACAACGTGTCGCTGGTGCGGGCCCTGCTCACGCAGCCGGACCGGCACGGGACGTCGGGGGTGAGGCCCGTCCCGACGCAGGCCGAGAACACGCGCGTGGCGCCGTTCCAGGCCTCCACGGGCGGCGCCAACGCGCGGCCCTTCCTCGTCGGAGGGCTGAGCGTGACGAACCTCAAGCTCAGCCCCTTCGAGGCCTACGTGCTCTCGCTCGTCGATGGGCACACGTCCCTGGCGGACCTGTCGCTCATCACCCAACTGGCGGAGGTGGAGCTGCGCGCGCTCTTCGCCTCGCTGGAGGAGCGCGGCATCACCCGCCTCTACGAGGTCCCCCGCCCCACCGCCAGGCCCACGCCCGTGAAGGAGGAGAGGACCGAGCCGGCCCCCGCGGCCACGCGCGCGACGGTGGAGCCAATTCCCAGCCGCCCCGTGGCGGCCGTCCCTCCCGTGGCGCCCGTGCACCTGGCCACACCGCCGCGCACGGAGGACCCGAACGAGGACGTCCTCCAGCGCGTCATCCGCCTGGAGAACGCGGGCCGCTGGACGGAGGCCGTCGAGCTGCTGGAGCGAGGCATCGGCACGCTGCCGTCCCCCGCGCCGCTCTACAACCGGCTCGGGATGATCCTCCTGAACCACCAGCGCGACTACGAGCGCGCCACCGCGCTGTTCCAGAAGGCCGCCGACCTGGAGCCGGAGAACAGCCTCTACACGATGAACCTGTACTCCGTGATGTGCCTCGTGGCGGACGCCACCAACGCGGGGCAGAAGAAGGCCCGGCGCTGA